A window of Nocardiopsis sp. Huas11 genomic DNA:
TGCGCAACGGGCCCAACGCCCTGGGCGTGGAAGACCCCGCCGTGCACATCTGGGGCATGGGACAGGGCATGGTCCACGGGGTCCGCCTGCGCGACGGCAGGGCCGAGTGGTACCGCAACCGGTTCGTGCGCACCTCCGGCTTCGCGCCCATGGTGCACGTGATCGGGCACGCCCAGCGGACCTTCGCCCTGGCGGAGGGCGGGTTGCCGCCCGCCGAACTCGACGACCGGCTCGGCACGGTCGGCTCGTGCGACCTGGGCGGGACCGCGGAGGGGTTCACGGCGGGAGCCCACTCCAAACACGACCCGGTCACCGGCGAACTCCACTCCCTGGCGTACATGCCGGGCCGCGACGTCGTGCAGCACATCGTGACCGGGCCGAAGGGGGACGTCGTGCGGACCACCTCCGTCCCCATGGAGCGCACCCCGTTCATGCACGACTTCGCGCTCACCGAGAACCACGTGGTGCTGTGGGACACGCCGCTGGGCTTCGACGGGTTCTCGTGCGGGTGGCTGCCCGGACACCCGACGCGCGTCGGGGTCATGCCCCGCACCAGGGGCGACGTGCGCTGGCGGGAGATCGACCCGGTCCACGTCAGCCACACGCTCAACGCCTACGACGACGGCGACGCGGTCGTGGTCGACCTGGTCACGGCCGAGGGTCCCTTCGACCCGGCCGATCCCGGGGCGATCCGGCCCATGCTGGACCGTTGGACGATCGGTCCGAACGGGATCGACCAGCGACGCGTCGACGACCGGCCCCAGGACTTCCCGCGCGTGAACGAGGCCCTGGCCACCCGCCGCCACCGCTACGGCTACTCGGCCGCGACCGATTTGTACGGGATCCCCTTCGTCCCCGAGGGAGCGCCGGCGGACGGCGCCTTCACCAACGTCCTGGTCAAGCACGATCTGGAACGCGGCACGTCCGAAGTGCACGCGTTCGGCCCGGGTGAGGCCGTCGGCGAGGCGGTGTTCGTCGCCACGGGCGAAGAAGAGGACGACGGGTACCTGCTCACCTATGTCCATTCCCCCGAGCGCGGCGCCGCCGACCTGGTGATCCTCGCGGCCCGCGACTTCACCGGCGAGCCCGTCGCGCGCGTGCATCTGCCGGCCCGGGTGCCGCTGGGCCTGCACGGCAACTGGCTGCCCGACTTCTGAGGCGTGGCAGCATGGCACCGTGAACGACGAGCCGCCGCTGTACCGGAGGATCGCCGCCGACATCGAGCGGCGCATCGCCGACGGCGACCTGCGTCCTGGCGACCCGGTGCCCACCACGCGGGCGATCGTACGCGAGTGGGGTGTCGCCATGGCGACGGCGACCAAGGCGCTGGCCGCGCTCCAGCAGGCAGGCGCCATCGAGTCCGAGCCCCGGGTCGGCGCCGTGGTCGCCAGGCGCCGGTTGCCCGCGCGGTCGGCAGGGGGCCTCGAACGCGAACGCGTCGTGGCCACGGCCATGGAGATCGCCGACGCCGACGGGCTGGCGGCGGTGTCCATGCGGGCGGTGGCGGCCCGGCTGGGGGTCGCCACCATGGCCCTCTACCGGCACCTGGAGGGGAAGGGGGAGCTCACGCTGCTCATCGCCGACGCCGCCTTCGCCGAGATCGAGTACCCGGAGCCGCCGCCGGGGTGGCGCTCCCACCTGCGGATCGCGGCGCGGCTCCTGGCTGAGCGATGAGCCCCTACCGGTCGGCCTGTGGTCCCGGCTGTTCGCCGAGTCATCGCGCTCAGGCTGGTGGCCGCTGTTGGTGGAGGACTTCGACCGTGACCCGCACCGGTTCCTGGAGGCGCCGACGATCGACCGGTTCACCGCGCTCACGGACCACGACCCGGCCGGGCTTCTCGCCGCGTGGTGGGGGCAGTACGCCGGTGCCGCCGAGCCCGACGCGGAGGAGGCCGAGCCCCACCCGGAGACCGCCCCCTTCGGGACGGTCTGGCCCGGAACGGTCCCCGCAGCCTCCCTGAAGGAGGGTGCGGCCGAGGCGACGGCCGGAGAGTACGCCGAACTCATCGTCGAGCACCGGCCGCCCCACCGCCTGGGCCTGGTGAGGGCCTCCTCGGGAGCACAGGCCCTGCTCTCGTGCGGATGGTCGGGACCGCTCAACTACGACAACGACACCGCCGTGTTCGCCGCGGTCGTGGCCGACTGGGAGCGGCGGTTCGGTGCGCGCGTCCTGGGCCTGGGGTTCGACACCCTGACGCTGAGCGTCGCCGCACCGCCCAGCGATGTCGACGGGGCTCTGCGCGTGGCCGCCGAGCACTTCGCGTTCTGCCCGGACCTCGTCTGGCAGGGAAACAGCCCTCACACGCTCCAGGCCTACGCCGAACGCCTCGTCGACCGCCCCGTCTGGGACTTCTGGTGGGACTGAGGCTCCGCCGCTCGACCACGCGGTGCCGCGAAGCCGGCGTCCGTCGGCTCCCGCGCGAGCCCGCGCGGGAGCGGTGACCGGCCGAGACCGCCGCCGTCCCGCCCCGTCCCGCCCCCTCAACCGGTCGGGGCGGGACGGGGCGGGCCGGCGGGCGGCTACTGGCCGGTGATGCCGGTCGTGGCCACGCTGCGGACGATGTGCCGTTGGAACAGCACGAACACGACGATCATCGGTGCCGCCGCGACCATCGACGACGCCAGCTGCGCGGCGTAGAAGGTCCCGTAGGAGTCGAGGATGTTCGGGATGCCCACGGGCAGCGTCATCAGCGCCGGGTCGGTCGTGATGATGAACGGCCACAGGTAGTTGTTCCAGGCGGAGATGAACACGAAGATCGCGGCCGCGGCGAGGATGGGCCGGGACAGCGGCAGGATGACGGTGGTGAACAGCCGCCAGTACGATGCCCCGTCGATGCGCGCCGCCTCGTCCAGCTCGCGCGGCACGGCGTCGAAGAAGCGTTTCAGGATGAACACGATGATCGGCATCACCAGCTGCGGCAGGATCACCGCCGCGTAGGTGTCCACCAGGTTCAGCGACACCATCTGCTGGAACAGCGGGACGATGAGCAGCTGCGGCGGGACCACGATCGCCGCGATCGTGAGGATCATCAGCGCCGAGCGGCCGCGGAAGTCCATGCGCGACATCGCGAACGCCGCCGGCGCCGCCACCGCGAGGGTGGACACGGTCACCAGCACCGCAACGAGCAGACTGTTGAACATCCACTGCTGCACGTTGCCCGCGGCGAACAGGCCGCGGTACTGGTCGAGGGTGAACCCCGACTCGGGAAGCAGGGTCAGCGGGAGGGCGACCGCGTCCTGCTCGGCTTTGAACGAGGTGATCAGGCCCCACAGCATGGGCAGCAGCCACAGTGAGGCGAGGACGACCAGGATCGTGACGGCGGCGACGCGCGGTCCGCGCCCGCCGCCCAGCACCAGGTCGCGCTGTCTGGCACGCGCACGCGCCTGCTCGGCCCGCCGGGTCGCGCGTGTGGCGCCCGAGCGGTCGGTGCGGCCACGGGTGGTGAGGGTCTGCGTGGTCATGTCAGGCCTTTCTCCGCGTCGTGAGCCACAGCTGGACGACGGCGACGAGCAGGACGATCGCCAGGAAGAGGTAGGAGACGGCCGCGCTGTACCCGAACCGGTAGCCGGTGAAGCCCATGTCGTAGATGTAGAGCAGCAGCGAGCGGCTGGAGTCGCCCGGGCCGCCCCCGGTCATCAGGTAGATCTGGTCGAAGATCTTCAGCGAGGCCAGGATCTGGAGCAGCACCACGACCACGGTGATGTTGCGCAGCTGGGGGACGGTGATGTGCCTCAGCCGGGCCCACGCCCCCGCCCCGTCCAGGGCCGCGGCCTCGTACAGGTGGTCGGGGATCGACTGGAGCGCGGCCAGGTACAGCAGGAAGTTGAAGCCGACGGTCCACCACACCGTGGTCAGGGCCACCGACCACAGGGCCACGTCGTCGTCGGTCAACCACCCCAGGCCCTCCATCCCGAAGGCGCGGAGCGCCTGGTTGAACAGGCCGAAGTCCTCGATGTACAGGAAGTTCCACACCAGTGCCACGGTGGCCACCGGCAGCAGGAACGGCATGAAGAACGACAGTCGCCACAGCCACTGGCCCGGCATCCCGGTGTGCACCAGGACCGCCATGGCCAGGGCGACCGCGACCAGAGGGACGGTGGTGACGACGGTGAACAGGAAGGTGTTGCCCAGCGTCCGCCACACCATCGGGTCGCCGAGCGCCTCGGCGTAGTTGGCCGCTCCGACGAAGGCGCCGCCCGCGCCGTTGAGCGAGACGTCGGTGAAGCTCATCCACAACCCGCTGAGCAGGGGCCAGATCAGGAAGAGCGCGTACACCAGCAGGAACGGCATCAGGAAGCTCAGCGGCGCGTCGGTGACACGCCGCCACAGCCGGGGCCGGGAGCTGGGCGCGGCCTTCGGTACGGGGACCGTGTCCGGCGCGGGTACGCGGCCGGTCGTTTCGGTGGGCGTGGTCATCGGGAGTCCCCCTCGGACGGGTTGGTCCGGGCCGCCCAGGAGTCGAGGGAGCGGGTCAGCTGCTCCACCGCCGCCTCGGGCCCCTGGCCGCTGACCGCCGTGCGCAGTGCCTCGCTCACGTCGGAGTGGAACTGGGAGCCGGCCCCCGCGAACCACACCTCAGGGTCCAGGACCGGCGTCTCGCCCGCGCTCGCGTAGTCGGACTGCGGGGTCAGCGCCTGGTAGTCCGCGGACTCCGTGACCGGCGAATAGGCGGGGATGTGACCGGCTTCGCCCCAGGTCAGGCTGTTGCGCACCATGAGCGCCACGAACTCGTGGGCGGCGCGGACCCGCTCGGGGTCGGGATCGCTCTGCCGTGGCAGCACGAAGGCGTGCGAGTCGGCGTAGCTGCCGGGATGCTCGAACACGGTGGGGAACGGGGCCGCGCCCAGGTTCTCGACGCTGTCGAGCAGGTAGGGCAGCTCCCACTCACCGCAGATGAGCATGCCGGCCCGCCCGGAGCTGAAGCCGGCCAGAGCGCTCTGGTAGGTCAGGTTGGCCTCCGAGGTCTGACCGTCCATGAGCTCGGCGAGGAAGGAGAACACCCGCAGCGCCTCGTCCTGGTCGAGCTCGGCGGGGCCGCCCTGGGGCAGGTGCAGCTCCGCCCCCGTCTGGTTGTACAGCTTCCAGAAGATCCGCCACCCCTGGGAGTCGTCGTTGACGTGCCCGTAGGTGATGCCGCTGCCCCCGGAGACCTCGGCGATCGCGCGGGAGGCTTCCAGGAAGTCCTCGGGGGAGTCCAGGGGGCGCAGCGTGCCGTCGGTGCCGAGCAGCCCGGCCCGCTCGGCCATCGCGGTGTCGTAGAAGAGGACGACCGGGTGGGTGTCGAGCGGGATCGCGTAGGTGGCGCCGTCGTGGATGCCGCGTTCCCACAGGTCGGGCACGAAGTCCTCGGCGGTGACGCCGAACTCGGCCAGCAGGTCGAGGTCGAAGGGGTCCAGCAGCCCGCCGGGGGCGTACCCCGGAAGACGCGACATGTGCATGACCGCGGTCTCGGGGGCGCGACCGCCGACGGAGGCCATGGCCAGCTTGGTGTAGTACGGCGGGCCCCACGCCAGGGTGCTGGGAGTGACGCGCATGTGCGGCGCCTGCTCCCGCACCGCGTCGAGCATGGTCTCCAGCCGCGCGCCGTCGCCGCCCTGGAACAGGCTCCAGAAACGCACGTCGGAGGTGCCGGAGGCGGTACCGGGCGCGCAGCCCAGGGCCGAGGCGCTCAGGGCGAGCGCGCCGGCGCCGAGGAGCATGTGGCGCCGGGTGGGCGGGGACGCGGCATGGGTCGCAGGGCCGGAACCCGTGGTCGGTGGGGTCGGGGGAGAGGGATGGGGGGACATCGAAGACCTCCTTGGCCGATTCGACGTATGAGGGGTGGGCCGAGGGGCGGCCCCTGTGCGGGAGCGGTGGCCGGTGTGGTGCCGGCGCCCACTCGCGGGGCGGTGGGCCGGTCCCTCGGCCGTGGGGGCGCGTGTCGCGCGGGGAGTGCGGTGGGCGAGTGGCGGGTGTGTCAGGGATCCGGGCGGCGGCCGGGTCGACGCCCCACCGACGCCCCACCGGCGTGCCGCCGCCGGGGCGCTGGGGCGCCGGCCGGGGGAGCGCTCACCCGGGCCGCGGGCCGTCCTTCTCGAAGGCGGCCGTGCGTCGCTGGGCCGCGGCGATGCGGTCGGTGTCGAGCTTCTCGCCGCGGTCGAACCGGTAGACGCCGTTGCGTTCCTGGAACACGTCGGTGAGCTGGGTGTAGCAGTAGCCGAACATGTGGGGGTCGTCCAACAGCACGCCGGTCAGCCCCTCGAAGCGGACGTGGAACTCCTCCAGGCTCCTCGGATCGTCGCCGTAGCCCCAGGAGGCGCCGCCGCGGTCGGTGTCGGGGTCCCAGCGGATCCCGCCGAACTCGCTGCAGAAGTAGGGCTGTCCCCGGTAGGGCACGGACCACGTGCCGCCGTCGTCACCGCCGTTCACGTAGGGGTCGTCCTGCGCCAGACCGCTCATCTGCTTCCGGAAGGCCTCCGGATCCTGCTCGTAGCTGTGCGAGTCGTAGACGTCGGTCTCGGGCACCCGGTGCGCGTACCCGGAGGCGTCGACCACGGGGCGCGAGGGGTCCAGTGCCTTGGTGGCCAGGAACATCGCCCGGGTCACGTCGTCGAGCGCGGTCGTGCGGTCGTGCAGCCGCTGGAAGGTCTCGTTGAGCGGGCACCAGCCGACGATGCTCGGGTGGGAGTAGTCGCGCTCCACGGCCTCCAGCCACTGGGCGACGTAGGAGGCGTCGGGACGCTGGTTGTCCAGGGCGGCGGGGCCGTCGATCGCGCAGCCCCAGTCGCCGAACTCGCCCCACACCAGGTAGCCGAGCCGGTCGGCGTGGTAGAGGAAGCGCTCCTCGAAGACCTTCTGGTGCAGGCGGGCGCCGTTGAAGCCCGCGCGCAGGCCGAGTTCGATGTCGCGCACCAGCGCGGCCTCGTCCGGCGCGGTCATCAGCCCGTCGGGGTAGTAGCCCTGGTCCAGGACGAGCCGCTGGAAGACGCGCTCGCCGTTGATGAGCACGGCCTTGCCCTCGATGGACACCGACCGCAGCCCGGCGTAGGACTCGGCGCGGTCCAGGACCGTGCCCTCGGCGTCGACCAGTGCGAGGTGGAGCGTGTACAGGTGGGGGTCGCGCGGGGACCAGGTGCGGCGGCGCTCCTCGGGGATCGCCAGGGTCAGCTGCGGCGCGGTGTCGAGGTCGGCGCGGACCTCGGCCGTCACGACCTCCCCGTCCCCGTCGCCCAGCACGGCGCGCACCCGCAGCCCCGAGCGCGGACCCGACAGGGGCAGCCGGAGGTGGAAGGCCCCGTTGGCGAGATCGGGTGTGATGCGCGGGCGCCGCAGGTGGGTCTCGGGCACCGGTTCCATCCACACGGTCTGCCAGATCCCGGTGGTGCGCGTGTAGTGGCAGCCGGAGTTGGCGTACCAGGTGGCCTGCTTGCCCCGGGCCTGCGGTCCGTGGCGGGTGTCGCGGGCGCGCACGACCACCACGGCGTCCTCGCCGGGCTCGGCGACCCCGCCCAGGTCGGCGGTGAAGGGGGTGAACCCGCCGCGATGGCGCGCGACCTCCACGCCGTTGACCCACACGGTGGTGTCGTGGTCCACGGCCTGGAAGTGCAGCAGCACGCGCCGACCCGCCCACGCCTGGGGCACGCGCACGGTCCGCCGGTACCAGACCGCCTCCATGAAGTCGGTGTCACCGACGCCCGACAGTTCGGACTCCGGGCAGAAGGGGACGGTGATGGTCCCGGCCAGGTCCGCGTCGCGCAGTCCCCGTTCGAGCCCGCTGTCGGCCCGGTCGATCTCGAAGCCCCAGGAACCGTTCAGGCACAGCCAGTCGGGCCGGGCGAACTGGGGACGGGGGTACTCGGGGCGCGGCGGCGCGGAGGGTCCGCTCTCGGGTGGTGTCGGTGTCTGCATGAGGCTCCCCTCGGTGATGGCACGGGCGGTCGCATGTGTGACCCGCGTCATGTCGGGGACCATGTGAGCATATTTTTACATCGATGTAAATCCCCCGAACAGGGGCGGATCGACCGGGGGAGACGGTCTCCGGGCCCGGCGGGACGCGGCCGGGGCCGGGCCGAGGGGCGCCGACTAGGATGGCGCCGAACGGAGGTGTCTGTGGGCAACAGGCCGCGGATCAAGGACGTCGCGCAGCGCGCGGGGGTCTCGCAGAAGACGGTTTCCAACGTCATCAACGATCACCCGAACGTCACGCCCAAGACACGCGCCGCCGTGGAGGAGGCCATCGCGGCCCTGGGCTACCGGGTCAACCTCGCCGGACGCCACCTGCGCCGGGGCGAGTCCGGGGTGATCGCCCTCATCGTGCCCGAGCTCGACCTCGGCTACTTCGCCGAGCTCTCCGACCTGATCATCAGGGAGGCCGGGCGCCACGGGCGGACGGTGCTCGTGCACCAGACCGAGGCCCGCCGCGATCGCGAGATGGCCGCCCTGGACGGCTTCGGCACCGATTTCGTCGACGGGGTCCTGTTCAACCCGCTGGCCATGGACGACGACGACCTCGACGCCCACCGCTCCCGGCTCCCCGTCGTGCTCCTGGGCGAGACACCCCAGGCGGGACGCCACCACCACGTCACGATCGACAACGTCAGGGCCGCGCGGGAGGCCACCGAGCACCTCCTCGACGCCGGAAGGACGCGGATCGCGGTGATCGGCGGCCGACCGCCGGCGGCGAGCGGGACCGCCGAACTGCGCGCCCAGGGCTACCGTGAGGCCCTGGAGTCCCGAGGACTGGAGTACGACCCCGCGCTGGTGCGGCCGGCCCGGCACTTCCACTGGCCGGACGGCGCCGACCTGGCCGCCGAGCTCATGGACACCCCGCGTCCCCCCGACGCGCTGCTGTGCCTGAACGACCCCCTGGCGCTGGGGGCGATCCGTGCCCTGTACGACGCCGGCCTGCGCGTGCCCGAGGACGTGGCCGTGGTCGGCTTCGACGACATCGCCCCGGGCCGCTGCTCCGTGCCGAGCCTGACCACCGTCTCGCCGGACAAGCCGGCCCTGGCGCGCGCGGCGGTGGAACTGCTGATGGCCGAGATCGAGGCGCGCCGCACGGCCCCGGGACCGGGGCCAGAGCCCGCGTCCGCGCCCTCGGGGCCCACCGTCAAGGAGGTCGTCATCGGGCACGCCCTCCTGGTCAGGGAGAGCAGCGGCCCCAAGGCCTGACCCGTCCGGCCGAAGCAGGCCCTCTGGATCCGGGGCCTCCGGAGGCGGGCCCTCCAGAGGCGGCGACGCCGTGGGCGCTGGTCAGGAGTCCGCGAAGAGGTCGACGGTGTTGCCGTCGGGGTCGTGGACGACCGCGTAGCGCTGCCCCCAAAAGGCGTCCCACGGCGCCTTGTGCCCCGGATACCCGGCGCCGGTCAACCGCCTGTAGGTGGCGTCCACCTCCTGGGGCGTGTGGCACTTGAACGCCAGGGCGACGGAGCCGGGGCCCGCGCTCGGGCGAAAGTCCGGGTCGAATCCGCGGATGGTCTCCACGGTGTCCCAGGCGAGCCGGAGCCCGTTCGGGAGCACGGCCTCGACGTGCGGTTCGTCCCCGTTCACCGCGGGCACGTCGATGCCGAGTAGTCCGTAGAAGTCCACGGACCTCTTCAGGTCGGCGGTGATGATCCCGACGAGATCAAGGGTGCTGTTCATGGTCGGCCTCTCCTTGGCGTGATGTTGTGGTTGACGCGAAACAGGTTCCGCGGATCGAACTCCGTTTTGAGTTCTCTCAGCCGGTGGTGGTCCTGGTCCGAGTAGGCGGTGCGTACGCTTTCCGGGCCGTGCCAGGCGCCGAGAAAGTTCACGACGGTGCCCTGGTCCACCGCGTGGAACAGCCGACGCGCAGCGGCGTGACGGTGGGCGCTCACGGAAGGGTCCTCCGGGTCCACCGGGCAGCCGAGGAAGACGGTGAATTCGGCGCCGCGCCCGCCCACGGTGTTCGGCGGGTCGGGCCTGTGGCGGTAGGCGCCGGAATGGTGGCGGATCTCCAGCATCACGGGGTCGGCCGCCTCCGGTCCGGCCAGGGCGAGGACCGACCGGAGATCGGACTCCGCCAGGGGGCCGGTGAAGAACCCCGACTCGCAGACCGAGTACGGGGCCACGGGCTCGTGGTGGACCGCGCCGATGTCCGTGTAGTCCCTGTCCCGCAGGGTGTCGAGCAGGACCGGGCCGATGGTGCGCACCGGCGCGAGGAGCCGCTCAGCCTCCACGGCCGGGCCGAAGTAGGCCGCACGCAGGTGGGCCACGTAGCGCCCGCGCAGTGCGGGAGGCACGCCGTCCGCGTCCGGATACGTGGAGAGGAACACGGAGGTGGCGAGGGTCTCCGGGAGGTCCCGCGTCCAGGAGGAGTAGGTCCGGAGCAGGTCGCGGGCGCTGTCCGCCGGGAAGTAGAGGCCGCCTCCGTAGAAGGAGGTGACGGGGAACAGCCCGATCTCGATCTCGGTCACCACACCGAGGTTCCCCTTGCTGCCGAGGATCCCAGCGAAGAGCCTCGGTTCCTCGCGCGGGCCGACCCTGCGGACCGCTCCGTCGGCGGTGACGACTTCGAGGGCGCTCACGTGGTCGGCCGCGTAACCGTACTGCCGGCCGAGCATGCCCACACCCCCGCCGAGGATGTAGCCGACCGTTCCCACCTCGGGGCTGGACCCGTTCAGCGGG
This region includes:
- a CDS encoding VOC family protein; the encoded protein is MNSTLDLVGIITADLKRSVDFYGLLGIDVPAVNGDEPHVEAVLPNGLRLAWDTVETIRGFDPDFRPSAGPGSVALAFKCHTPQEVDATYRRLTGAGYPGHKAPWDAFWGQRYAVVHDPDGNTVDLFADS
- a CDS encoding LacI family DNA-binding transcriptional regulator; this encodes MGNRPRIKDVAQRAGVSQKTVSNVINDHPNVTPKTRAAVEEAIAALGYRVNLAGRHLRRGESGVIALIVPELDLGYFAELSDLIIREAGRHGRTVLVHQTEARRDREMAALDGFGTDFVDGVLFNPLAMDDDDLDAHRSRLPVVLLGETPQAGRHHHVTIDNVRAAREATEHLLDAGRTRIAVIGGRPPAASGTAELRAQGYREALESRGLEYDPALVRPARHFHWPDGADLAAELMDTPRPPDALLCLNDPLALGAIRALYDAGLRVPEDVAVVGFDDIAPGRCSVPSLTTVSPDKPALARAAVELLMAEIEARRTAPGPGPEPASAPSGPTVKEVVIGHALLVRESSGPKA
- a CDS encoding glycoside hydrolase family 2 protein, producing MTRVTHATARAITEGSLMQTPTPPESGPSAPPRPEYPRPQFARPDWLCLNGSWGFEIDRADSGLERGLRDADLAGTITVPFCPESELSGVGDTDFMEAVWYRRTVRVPQAWAGRRVLLHFQAVDHDTTVWVNGVEVARHRGGFTPFTADLGGVAEPGEDAVVVVRARDTRHGPQARGKQATWYANSGCHYTRTTGIWQTVWMEPVPETHLRRPRITPDLANGAFHLRLPLSGPRSGLRVRAVLGDGDGEVVTAEVRADLDTAPQLTLAIPEERRRTWSPRDPHLYTLHLALVDAEGTVLDRAESYAGLRSVSIEGKAVLINGERVFQRLVLDQGYYPDGLMTAPDEAALVRDIELGLRAGFNGARLHQKVFEERFLYHADRLGYLVWGEFGDWGCAIDGPAALDNQRPDASYVAQWLEAVERDYSHPSIVGWCPLNETFQRLHDRTTALDDVTRAMFLATKALDPSRPVVDASGYAHRVPETDVYDSHSYEQDPEAFRKQMSGLAQDDPYVNGGDDGGTWSVPYRGQPYFCSEFGGIRWDPDTDRGGASWGYGDDPRSLEEFHVRFEGLTGVLLDDPHMFGYCYTQLTDVFQERNGVYRFDRGEKLDTDRIAAAQRRTAAFEKDGPRPG
- a CDS encoding FAD-binding oxidoreductase, which encodes MGWSCPAFAPGDPGYAEEFATLNHTVEHRPALVVGARTSSDVAQAVAYAARQSLSVCVQSTGHGMCARADGVLITTRRMDTVEVDPAARTARLGAGTRWRDVLPATAAHGLAPLNGSSPEVGTVGYILGGGVGMLGRQYGYAADHVSALEVVTADGAVRRVGPREEPRLFAGILGSKGNLGVVTEIEIGLFPVTSFYGGGLYFPADSARDLLRTYSSWTRDLPETLATSVFLSTYPDADGVPPALRGRYVAHLRAAYFGPAVEAERLLAPVRTIGPVLLDTLRDRDYTDIGAVHHEPVAPYSVCESGFFTGPLAESDLRSVLALAGPEAADPVMLEIRHHSGAYRHRPDPPNTVGGRGAEFTVFLGCPVDPEDPSVSAHRHAAARRLFHAVDQGTVVNFLGAWHGPESVRTAYSDQDHHRLRELKTEFDPRNLFRVNHNITPRRGRP
- a CDS encoding GntR family transcriptional regulator, with the translated sequence MNDEPPLYRRIAADIERRIADGDLRPGDPVPTTRAIVREWGVAMATATKALAALQQAGAIESEPRVGAVVARRRLPARSAGGLERERVVATAMEIADADGLAAVSMRAVAARLGVATMALYRHLEGKGELTLLIADAAFAEIEYPEPPPGWRSHLRIAARLLAER
- a CDS encoding extracellular solute-binding protein, which gives rise to MSPHPSPPTPPTTGSGPATHAASPPTRRHMLLGAGALALSASALGCAPGTASGTSDVRFWSLFQGGDGARLETMLDAVREQAPHMRVTPSTLAWGPPYYTKLAMASVGGRAPETAVMHMSRLPGYAPGGLLDPFDLDLLAEFGVTAEDFVPDLWERGIHDGATYAIPLDTHPVVLFYDTAMAERAGLLGTDGTLRPLDSPEDFLEASRAIAEVSGGSGITYGHVNDDSQGWRIFWKLYNQTGAELHLPQGGPAELDQDEALRVFSFLAELMDGQTSEANLTYQSALAGFSSGRAGMLICGEWELPYLLDSVENLGAAPFPTVFEHPGSYADSHAFVLPRQSDPDPERVRAAHEFVALMVRNSLTWGEAGHIPAYSPVTESADYQALTPQSDYASAGETPVLDPEVWFAGAGSQFHSDVSEALRTAVSGQGPEAAVEQLTRSLDSWAARTNPSEGDSR
- a CDS encoding carbohydrate ABC transporter permease, with product MTTQTLTTRGRTDRSGATRATRRAEQARARARQRDLVLGGGRGPRVAAVTILVVLASLWLLPMLWGLITSFKAEQDAVALPLTLLPESGFTLDQYRGLFAAGNVQQWMFNSLLVAVLVTVSTLAVAAPAAFAMSRMDFRGRSALMILTIAAIVVPPQLLIVPLFQQMVSLNLVDTYAAVILPQLVMPIIVFILKRFFDAVPRELDEAARIDGASYWRLFTTVILPLSRPILAAAAIFVFISAWNNYLWPFIITTDPALMTLPVGIPNILDSYGTFYAAQLASSMVAAAPMIVVFVLFQRHIVRSVATTGITGQ
- a CDS encoding DUF4253 domain-containing protein, which codes for MEDFDRDPHRFLEAPTIDRFTALTDHDPAGLLAAWWGQYAGAAEPDAEEAEPHPETAPFGTVWPGTVPAASLKEGAAEATAGEYAELIVEHRPPHRLGLVRASSGAQALLSCGWSGPLNYDNDTAVFAAVVADWERRFGARVLGLGFDTLTLSVAAPPSDVDGALRVAAEHFAFCPDLVWQGNSPHTLQAYAERLVDRPVWDFWWD
- a CDS encoding carbohydrate ABC transporter permease, translated to MTTPTETTGRVPAPDTVPVPKAAPSSRPRLWRRVTDAPLSFLMPFLLVYALFLIWPLLSGLWMSFTDVSLNGAGGAFVGAANYAEALGDPMVWRTLGNTFLFTVVTTVPLVAVALAMAVLVHTGMPGQWLWRLSFFMPFLLPVATVALVWNFLYIEDFGLFNQALRAFGMEGLGWLTDDDVALWSVALTTVWWTVGFNFLLYLAALQSIPDHLYEAAALDGAGAWARLRHITVPQLRNITVVVVLLQILASLKIFDQIYLMTGGGPGDSSRSLLLYIYDMGFTGYRFGYSAAVSYLFLAIVLLVAVVQLWLTTRRKA
- a CDS encoding carotenoid oxygenase family protein; translated protein: MRYLEGAFAPVTEEVTADDLPVTGRIPTELNGRYLRNGPNALGVEDPAVHIWGMGQGMVHGVRLRDGRAEWYRNRFVRTSGFAPMVHVIGHAQRTFALAEGGLPPAELDDRLGTVGSCDLGGTAEGFTAGAHSKHDPVTGELHSLAYMPGRDVVQHIVTGPKGDVVRTTSVPMERTPFMHDFALTENHVVLWDTPLGFDGFSCGWLPGHPTRVGVMPRTRGDVRWREIDPVHVSHTLNAYDDGDAVVVDLVTAEGPFDPADPGAIRPMLDRWTIGPNGIDQRRVDDRPQDFPRVNEALATRRHRYGYSAATDLYGIPFVPEGAPADGAFTNVLVKHDLERGTSEVHAFGPGEAVGEAVFVATGEEEDDGYLLTYVHSPERGAADLVILAARDFTGEPVARVHLPARVPLGLHGNWLPDF